Proteins co-encoded in one Kribbella solani genomic window:
- the rodA gene encoding rod shape-determining protein RodA, protein MALLTPIRTRPRMDRRSTVWHVDWVLVLCVVALSFLGAMLIWSSTHNRTTLTGGNQYAFLARHALNFAIGLVLAVGAAITDHRRVRILAPVLYAGSIVGLILVLVPGVGSTINGSRSWIQLPGMSIQPSEFAKLAVIVGMALLIAEKGETDRNENARTVDVAQAIGVAAIPVILVMLQPDLGTVMVLGSIVFGIIAVSGVPKRWMLGLLTAGVLVAAIAIELHVLKTYQLERFTAFLHPSTDPQGIGYNVNQARIAIGNGGVFGQGLFHGGQTQNAFVPEQHTDFVFTVAGEELGLIGAGAIIALFAVILFRGLRIAVTARDAFGRLVATGIVCWFAFQAFENIGMTLGIMPVTGLPLPFVSYGGSSMFACLLAVGLLENIHLRSHSY, encoded by the coding sequence ATGGCGTTGCTGACCCCGATCCGGACCAGGCCGCGGATGGACCGCCGGTCGACGGTCTGGCACGTGGACTGGGTCCTCGTGCTGTGCGTGGTGGCGCTGTCGTTCCTCGGCGCGATGCTGATCTGGTCCTCGACCCACAACCGGACCACGCTCACCGGCGGCAACCAGTACGCGTTCCTGGCCCGGCACGCGCTGAACTTCGCGATCGGGCTGGTCCTCGCGGTCGGCGCCGCGATCACCGACCATCGCCGGGTCCGGATCCTGGCGCCGGTGCTGTACGCGGGCTCGATCGTCGGCCTGATCCTGGTTCTGGTCCCCGGGGTCGGTTCGACCATCAACGGGTCCCGGTCCTGGATTCAGCTGCCCGGCATGTCGATCCAGCCGAGTGAGTTCGCCAAGCTGGCGGTGATCGTCGGGATGGCGCTGCTGATCGCCGAGAAGGGCGAGACCGACCGGAACGAGAACGCCCGGACCGTCGACGTCGCGCAGGCGATCGGGGTCGCCGCGATCCCGGTGATCCTGGTGATGCTGCAGCCGGACCTCGGTACGGTGATGGTGCTCGGCTCGATCGTGTTCGGGATCATCGCGGTCTCCGGAGTACCGAAACGGTGGATGCTCGGCCTGCTCACCGCGGGCGTGCTGGTCGCGGCGATCGCGATCGAGCTGCACGTCCTGAAGACGTACCAGCTCGAACGCTTCACCGCCTTCCTGCATCCGTCCACGGACCCGCAGGGCATCGGGTACAACGTGAACCAGGCCCGGATCGCGATCGGCAACGGCGGCGTGTTCGGGCAGGGGCTGTTCCACGGTGGCCAGACGCAGAACGCGTTCGTCCCCGAACAGCACACCGACTTCGTGTTCACGGTCGCGGGGGAGGAGCTCGGGCTGATCGGCGCCGGCGCGATCATCGCGCTGTTCGCGGTGATCCTGTTCCGCGGGCTGCGGATCGCGGTGACCGCGCGGGACGCGTTCGGCCGGCTGGTCGCGACCGGGATCGTCTGCTGGTTCGCGTTCCAGGCGTTCGAGAACATCGGGATGACGCTCGGCATCATGCCGGTCACCGGCCTGCCGCTGCCGTTCGTGTCGTACGGCGGTTCGTCGATGTTCGCCTGCCTGCTCGCGGTCGGCCTGTTGGAGAACATCCACCTCCGCTCGCACAGCTACTGA
- the mrdA gene encoding penicillin-binding protein 2, whose amino-acid sequence MNWDGFEAPLKARLRLMVIGVLVFSLLCTLFARLWYMQVMSSADYSQAATAQHIRQVLIPAPRGTIVDSQGRTLVGNRVSLLITVDRSVLAKLPQTQQNVVLARLAKVLGQKPADLKARTMLCGEPGASKPPACWNGTPYQPIPVAKDVSEQVAIEVMERREDFPGISADSQTLRAYPEPYKVNAAHILGYLSPITTEELDEMDKAGQDSVPHRSDLVGRAGIERSYDKLLRGTPGQKDVIVDAVGYTTGIQKQTAPVPGATLVSTIDARIQASVEAQLKNAIMTARKQTDPVTHRKYVADSGAAVVMDTKTGRVVAMASYPTYDPGVWVGGISQRELDALYSAKSGTPLVSRALQAQLAPGSTFKPITTAAAMGAGYSPKTRLDCSSYFEVGNRRFKNYESASYGMIGFDQALALSCDTFFYRIAYALWLKEGGNSSDISTRDPLVEMAQKFGLGTPTGVDLPGEASGRIADRKWKKTYYDSQKDYYCKLASNPPAGTSAFLKQFSREFCVDGYKYRAGDAVNFAIGQGDTIVTPLQLAAVYSALSNGGTLYEPRVVQSWIGANGKSHQIKPTAKAKLPVPANTLRYIDSALKQTTLTGTAAWKFQGFPLAQIPIRAKTGTAEVYGKQTTSWLASYSDRYAVVMMISQAGTGSGAGGDAVRKIYETLYNIKPTPPPGKQPGQ is encoded by the coding sequence GTGAACTGGGACGGCTTCGAGGCGCCGCTCAAGGCGCGGTTGCGGTTGATGGTGATCGGGGTTCTGGTCTTCTCGCTGCTCTGCACGCTGTTCGCCCGGCTCTGGTACATGCAGGTGATGTCGAGTGCCGACTACAGCCAGGCGGCGACCGCGCAGCACATCCGGCAGGTGCTGATTCCCGCGCCACGCGGCACGATCGTGGACTCGCAGGGCCGCACGCTGGTCGGCAACCGGGTCTCGCTGCTGATCACCGTGGACCGTTCGGTGCTGGCGAAACTCCCGCAAACCCAGCAGAACGTCGTACTTGCTCGGCTGGCGAAGGTGCTGGGGCAGAAGCCGGCCGACCTGAAGGCGCGGACGATGCTCTGCGGTGAGCCGGGCGCGTCCAAACCACCGGCCTGCTGGAACGGTACGCCGTACCAGCCGATCCCGGTCGCGAAGGACGTCAGCGAGCAGGTCGCGATCGAGGTGATGGAGCGCCGCGAGGACTTCCCGGGCATCTCCGCCGACTCGCAGACCCTGCGGGCGTATCCGGAGCCCTACAAGGTGAACGCGGCGCACATCCTCGGGTACCTGTCGCCGATCACCACCGAAGAGCTCGACGAGATGGACAAGGCCGGGCAGGACTCGGTGCCGCACCGGTCCGATCTGGTCGGCCGGGCCGGCATCGAGCGGTCGTACGACAAGCTCCTGCGCGGGACACCGGGTCAGAAGGACGTGATCGTCGACGCGGTCGGGTACACGACCGGTATCCAGAAGCAGACCGCGCCGGTTCCGGGCGCGACGTTGGTGAGCACGATCGACGCCCGCATCCAGGCGTCGGTCGAGGCCCAGCTGAAGAACGCGATCATGACCGCGCGGAAACAGACCGACCCGGTGACCCACCGCAAGTACGTCGCCGACTCCGGCGCCGCGGTGGTGATGGACACCAAGACCGGCCGAGTGGTCGCGATGGCCAGCTACCCGACGTACGACCCGGGGGTCTGGGTCGGCGGGATCAGCCAGCGCGAGCTGGACGCGCTCTACTCGGCCAAGTCCGGTACGCCGCTGGTCTCCCGCGCGCTGCAGGCCCAACTCGCGCCGGGGTCGACGTTCAAGCCGATCACCACCGCGGCCGCGATGGGCGCCGGGTACAGCCCGAAGACCCGGCTGGACTGCTCGTCGTACTTCGAGGTCGGCAACCGCCGGTTCAAGAACTACGAGTCCGCGTCGTACGGGATGATCGGCTTCGACCAGGCGCTGGCGCTGTCCTGCGACACGTTCTTCTACCGGATCGCGTACGCGCTCTGGCTCAAGGAGGGCGGCAACTCCAGCGACATCAGTACCCGCGATCCGCTGGTCGAGATGGCGCAGAAGTTCGGTCTGGGCACGCCGACCGGTGTCGATCTGCCCGGTGAGGCGAGCGGCCGGATCGCGGACCGGAAGTGGAAGAAGACCTACTACGACTCGCAGAAGGACTACTACTGCAAGCTGGCGAGCAACCCACCCGCGGGGACGTCGGCGTTCCTGAAGCAGTTCTCCCGCGAGTTCTGCGTCGACGGGTACAAGTACCGCGCCGGTGACGCGGTGAACTTCGCGATCGGCCAGGGCGACACCATCGTCACGCCGCTGCAGCTCGCGGCGGTGTACTCGGCGCTGTCGAACGGCGGCACCTTGTACGAGCCGCGCGTGGTCCAGTCGTGGATCGGCGCGAACGGCAAGTCGCACCAGATCAAGCCGACCGCGAAGGCGAAGCTGCCGGTCCCGGCCAACACCCTGCGCTACATCGACAGTGCCCTGAAGCAGACCACCCTGACCGGTACGGCGGCGTGGAAGTTCCAGGGCTTCCCGCTGGCCCAGATCCCGATCCGCGCCAAGACCGGTACGGCCGAGGTGTACGGGAAGCAGACCACGTCGTGGCTCGCGTCGTACAGCGACCGGTACGCGGTCGTGATGATGATCAGCCAGGCAGGTACGGGTTCGGGCGCCGGCGGTGACGCGGTCCGCAAGATCTACGAGACGCTGTACAACATCAAGCCCACGCCACCGCCCGGTAAGCAGCCGGGGCAGTGA
- the mreD gene encoding rod shape-determining protein MreD: protein MIALRIGLAALFLMVAVTVQTSVLSNIAVAGVTCDLTLIVVIALALSRGPEWGAIAGFAGGLLLDIVPPADHTAGRWALSLAIAGYVAGLIRRQNSSGPVGPLGVALTVVLGTAISFFLYSATGSLLHDPSVDWGQFGVRLGISAGYDVVGAIVVIPLVMWIMGRVQPARERRVAP, encoded by the coding sequence GTGATCGCACTACGCATCGGGCTGGCGGCCCTTTTCCTGATGGTCGCCGTGACCGTGCAGACGTCCGTACTGTCGAACATCGCCGTCGCCGGGGTGACGTGCGACCTGACGCTGATCGTGGTGATCGCGCTGGCACTGTCGCGCGGGCCGGAGTGGGGCGCGATCGCCGGGTTCGCGGGCGGTCTGCTGCTCGACATCGTCCCGCCGGCCGATCACACCGCCGGTCGCTGGGCGTTGTCGCTGGCGATCGCCGGATACGTCGCCGGCCTGATCCGCCGGCAGAACTCGAGCGGCCCGGTCGGTCCGCTCGGCGTCGCGCTGACGGTCGTGCTCGGGACGGCGATCTCCTTTTTCCTGTACAGCGCGACCGGATCGCTCTTGCACGATCCGTCGGTCGACTGGGGTCAGTTCGGCGTCCGCCTGGGCATTTCCGCCGGGTACGACGTGGTCGGTGCGATCGTGGTGATCCCGCTGGTGATGTGGATCATGGGCCGCGTCCAACCCGCGCGTGAGCGACGGGTCGCGCCGTGA
- the mreC gene encoding rod shape-determining protein MreC, whose protein sequence is MLKDLGTPARSAIRSAGTPLRSAGLPREIRRRRTVLVLVILACFTLIVLDARRSTGSPVEPLRSAAAGVFGPLESTASEARQPVDNLRDRFAEVDRLKAENEKLKSANEDLTRQLNTSDYARSRAQELDRLLKVAPAFTMTPARVIGVGGAQTFNHTVTIDAGTADGVRPDMTVLNGTGLVGRVVRTTQGTATVLLIGDRNSTVGGRLNATMALGFVSGRGDVAGTLDYKLVDPKARPKVGDRIVTWGSTGNAPYVPGVPIGVVTSVTPNEGALGSTATIKPFVDPTRIDTVGVVTGPPARPPRTQLGKGN, encoded by the coding sequence ATGCTCAAAGACCTCGGTACCCCGGCCCGGAGCGCGATCCGGTCGGCGGGTACGCCGCTGCGCTCGGCCGGCCTGCCCCGGGAGATCCGCCGTCGCCGGACCGTACTGGTGCTGGTGATCCTTGCCTGTTTCACCCTGATCGTGCTGGACGCCCGCCGCTCGACCGGTTCGCCGGTGGAGCCGTTGCGCTCGGCCGCGGCCGGTGTGTTCGGCCCGCTGGAGTCGACCGCGAGCGAGGCCCGGCAGCCTGTGGACAACCTCCGCGACCGATTCGCCGAAGTGGATAGGTTGAAGGCAGAGAATGAAAAACTGAAAAGTGCCAACGAAGATCTGACCAGGCAGCTGAACACCTCCGACTACGCCCGCAGCCGGGCGCAGGAGCTGGACCGGCTGCTCAAGGTGGCGCCGGCGTTCACGATGACGCCGGCCCGGGTGATCGGGGTCGGCGGGGCGCAGACCTTCAACCACACGGTCACGATCGACGCCGGTACGGCCGATGGCGTGCGGCCGGACATGACGGTGCTGAACGGGACCGGGCTGGTCGGCCGGGTGGTGCGGACCACCCAGGGGACCGCGACCGTGCTGCTGATCGGCGACCGCAACTCGACCGTGGGCGGCCGGCTGAACGCGACGATGGCGCTGGGCTTCGTCTCCGGGCGTGGGGACGTGGCCGGCACCCTCGACTACAAGCTGGTCGACCCGAAGGCGCGGCCGAAGGTCGGCGACCGGATCGTCACCTGGGGTTCCACCGGCAACGCGCCGTACGTACCGGGTGTCCCGATCGGCGTCGTCACCTCGGTGACGCCGAACGAAGGCGCCCTAGGCTCCACCGCGACCATCAAGCCGTTTGTCGATCCGACCCGGATCGACACCGTCGGCGTGGTGACCGGACCACCGGCCCGGCCACCGCGTACTCAACTGGGAAAGGGGAACTGA
- a CDS encoding rod shape-determining protein, whose translation MLGRDMAVDLGTANTLVYVRGRGVVLNEPSVVATRTDEPREAVAFGHEAKKMIGRTPGNITAIRPLKDGVIADFDAAEQMLRYFIQRVHRRRYFAKPRIVVCVPSGITAVEQRAVRDAGYMAGARKVYIIEEPMAAALGSNLEVRDATGNMVVDIGGGTTEVAVISFGGIVTSQSIRVAGDAIDKAIVNYCKKEFSLLLGEATSEQIKMTIGSAFPTTDGPDSEIRGRDMVSGLPRTVKVSSADMRQAIEEPITAIVDAVKATLDKTPPELAGDIVDRGIVLTGGGALLKGMDERLRHETGIPIHVAENPLDAVVLGAGKCVDNIETLNRILVTDNRR comes from the coding sequence ATGCTCGGCCGCGACATGGCGGTCGATCTCGGGACGGCGAACACCCTGGTGTACGTCCGTGGCCGGGGCGTCGTGCTGAACGAGCCGTCGGTGGTCGCGACCCGTACGGACGAGCCGCGCGAGGCAGTGGCGTTCGGGCACGAGGCGAAGAAGATGATCGGCCGGACGCCGGGGAACATCACCGCGATCCGGCCGCTGAAGGACGGCGTGATCGCCGACTTCGACGCCGCCGAGCAGATGCTGCGGTACTTCATCCAGCGCGTGCACCGGCGGCGGTACTTCGCCAAGCCGCGGATCGTGGTCTGCGTACCGTCGGGAATCACCGCGGTCGAGCAGCGCGCGGTCCGGGACGCCGGGTACATGGCCGGCGCGCGCAAGGTGTACATCATCGAGGAACCGATGGCGGCCGCGCTCGGCTCGAACCTCGAGGTCCGGGACGCCACCGGCAACATGGTCGTCGACATCGGCGGTGGAACCACCGAGGTGGCGGTGATCTCGTTCGGCGGCATCGTCACCAGCCAGTCGATCCGGGTGGCCGGCGACGCCATCGACAAGGCGATCGTGAACTACTGCAAGAAGGAGTTCTCGCTGCTGCTCGGCGAGGCCACCTCGGAGCAGATCAAGATGACGATCGGGTCGGCGTTCCCGACCACCGACGGGCCGGACAGCGAGATCCGCGGCCGGGACATGGTCTCCGGGCTGCCGCGGACGGTGAAGGTGTCGTCGGCGGACATGCGGCAGGCGATCGAGGAGCCAATCACGGCGATCGTGGACGCGGTCAAGGCGACGCTGGACAAGACCCCGCCGGAGCTCGCGGGTGACATCGTCGACCGGGGCATCGTGCTGACCGGTGGTGGCGCGCTGCTGAAGGGGATGGACGAGCGGCTGCGGCACGAGACCGGGATCCCGATCCACGTCGCGGAGAACCCGCTGGACGCGGTCGTGCTCGGGGCCGGCAAGTGCGTCGACAACATCGAGACCCTGAACCGCATCCTGGTCACCGACAACCGGCGCTGA
- the ndk gene encoding nucleoside-diphosphate kinase yields the protein MSQRTLVLLKPDTVRRGLVGEVLGRFEAKGLRIVAMDLRTIDADLADQHYAEHVDKGFYPPLRDFVTSGPLVAMVLEGDEAIEVIRALNGATDGRKAAPGTIRGDLSLSNRENLVHGSDSEESASREIKLWFPDLP from the coding sequence ATGTCGCAGCGCACTCTGGTCCTGCTGAAGCCCGACACGGTCCGCCGCGGCCTGGTCGGTGAGGTGCTGGGCCGGTTCGAGGCCAAGGGCCTCCGGATCGTCGCCATGGACCTGCGCACGATCGACGCCGACCTGGCCGATCAGCACTACGCCGAGCACGTCGACAAGGGTTTCTACCCGCCGCTGCGCGACTTCGTCACCAGCGGTCCGCTGGTCGCGATGGTGCTCGAGGGCGACGAGGCGATCGAGGTCATCCGCGCCCTGAACGGCGCCACCGACGGCCGCAAGGCCGCCCCCGGCACCATCCGCGGCGACCTCTCCCTCTCCAACCGCGAAAACCTCGTGCACGGCTCCGACTCCGAGGAATCGGCCTCCCGGGAGATCAAGCTCTGGTTCCCCGACCTCCCCTGA
- a CDS encoding DUF4233 domain-containing protein, with protein sequence MRSLASIVLAFESIVLALVTPVMISVANIRPAVAVPVCLGLFLLALISAGLLRFQAGYVLGSIVQVGAVGLGFVVPVMFVLGIAFAAFWVAAIVLGRRIEAAKKANEQLGSSAPTTSRES encoded by the coding sequence GTGAGGTCGCTTGCTTCGATCGTGCTCGCGTTCGAGTCGATCGTGCTCGCGCTGGTCACGCCGGTGATGATCTCGGTCGCGAACATCCGCCCCGCGGTCGCCGTACCGGTCTGCCTCGGGCTCTTCCTGCTGGCGCTGATCTCGGCCGGCCTGCTGCGGTTCCAGGCCGGGTACGTGCTCGGCTCGATCGTCCAGGTCGGCGCGGTCGGCCTCGGCTTCGTCGTACCGGTGATGTTCGTCCTCGGTATCGCCTTCGCCGCCTTCTGGGTGGCCGCGATCGTCCTCGGCCGCCGGATCGAAGCGGCCAAGAAGGCCAACGAGCAGCTAGGCTCATCCGCCCCGACTACTTCTAGAGAGAGTTGA
- a CDS encoding bifunctional folylpolyglutamate synthase/dihydrofolate synthase: MSDLSYAEVSARLQQRWPEHKIEPSLERVRRLVELLGDPQRAYPVVHLTGTNGKTSTARMIDSLLRAAGLRTGRFTSPHLESVRERITLDGEPISEERFVEAYEELAPYLEVVDAEQDHPLTFFEVITAMAFAVFADAPVDVAVIEVGLGGSWDATNVADGTVSVITPVAVDHAHLLGADPVTIAGEKSGIIKPGGTAVMSQQSVDVFEVLLRRSVEVGAQVAREGIEFGVVSRTLAVGGQLISIKGLGGEYDELFVPLHGEYQAHNAATAVAAVEALFGASPETEGRVTTELLQTGFEQVTSPGRMEVVRQSPTIVVDAAHNPHGAEATAATVSEVFQFQPLIGVLGCMKDKDVYGVLEAYEPIMETVVCTRNSFVERSMPAEELGELAAEVFGEDRVLVRPQLIDAIDDAIRLAEENAVALGSGGVLITGSVITAGEARALLVRKPKNEPADRLPGDHLTADHLAADDLPGQVLGDGVGGELPDDELPDNELKGESR, encoded by the coding sequence ATGAGCGACCTCTCCTATGCCGAGGTATCGGCACGGCTTCAGCAGCGCTGGCCGGAGCACAAGATCGAACCGTCCCTGGAACGCGTCCGGCGGCTGGTGGAACTGCTCGGCGACCCGCAGCGGGCGTACCCGGTGGTCCACCTGACCGGCACGAACGGCAAGACGTCGACCGCCCGGATGATCGACAGCCTGTTGCGCGCGGCCGGCCTGCGGACCGGCCGGTTCACCAGCCCGCATCTGGAGTCGGTCCGGGAGCGGATCACGCTCGACGGCGAACCGATCAGCGAAGAACGGTTCGTCGAGGCGTACGAGGAGCTCGCGCCGTACCTGGAGGTCGTGGACGCCGAGCAGGACCACCCGCTGACGTTCTTCGAGGTGATCACCGCGATGGCGTTCGCGGTGTTCGCCGACGCGCCGGTGGACGTCGCGGTGATCGAAGTCGGCCTCGGCGGGAGCTGGGACGCCACCAACGTGGCCGACGGGACCGTGTCGGTGATCACCCCGGTCGCGGTCGACCACGCGCATCTGCTCGGCGCCGATCCGGTCACGATCGCGGGCGAGAAGTCCGGCATCATCAAGCCCGGTGGTACGGCGGTGATGTCCCAGCAGAGCGTCGACGTCTTCGAGGTACTGCTGCGCCGGTCCGTCGAGGTGGGCGCCCAGGTCGCGCGCGAGGGCATCGAGTTCGGCGTGGTCAGTCGTACGCTCGCGGTCGGCGGGCAGCTGATCTCGATCAAGGGCCTCGGCGGCGAGTACGACGAGCTGTTCGTGCCGCTGCACGGTGAGTACCAGGCGCACAACGCGGCCACCGCGGTTGCCGCCGTCGAGGCACTGTTCGGCGCCAGCCCGGAGACTGAGGGCCGGGTCACCACCGAGCTGCTGCAGACCGGGTTCGAGCAGGTCACCAGCCCGGGCCGGATGGAGGTCGTCCGGCAGAGCCCGACCATCGTCGTCGACGCCGCGCACAACCCGCACGGCGCGGAGGCGACCGCGGCCACGGTCTCGGAGGTCTTCCAGTTCCAGCCGCTGATCGGCGTCCTCGGCTGCATGAAGGACAAGGACGTGTACGGGGTCCTGGAGGCGTACGAGCCGATCATGGAAACCGTGGTGTGTACGCGGAACAGTTTCGTCGAGCGCTCGATGCCGGCCGAGGAGCTGGGTGAACTGGCCGCCGAGGTGTTCGGCGAGGACCGGGTGCTGGTCCGGCCGCAGCTGATCGACGCTATCGACGACGCGATCCGGCTGGCGGAGGAGAACGCGGTCGCGCTCGGCTCCGGCGGGGTGCTGATCACCGGCTCGGTGATCACCGCCGGCGAGGCCCGCGCCCTCCTCGTCCGCAAGCCGAAGAACGAACCGGCCGACCGGCTCCCCGGCGACCACCTGACCGCTGACCACCTGGCTGCCGACGACCTGCCCGGACAGGTGCTGGGCGACGGCGTGGGCGGAGAGCTGCCGGACGATGAGCTGCCGGACAATGAGCTGAAGGGCGAGTCGCGGTGA